The following coding sequences lie in one Chlorocebus sabaeus isolate Y175 chromosome 29, mChlSab1.0.hap1, whole genome shotgun sequence genomic window:
- the OR4E1 gene encoding olfactory receptor 4E1, which translates to MEEAVLLNQTSLVTYFWLRGLSVNQKAQIAMFSMFLIFYVLTLIGNILIVITIIYDHRLHTPMYFFLSNLSFIDVCHSTVTVPKMLRDTWSEEKLISFDACVTQMFFLHLFACTEIFLLTVMAYDRYVAICKPLQYMIVMNWKVCMLLAVALWTGGTIHSIALTSLTIKLPYCGPDEIDNFFCDVPQVIKLACTDTHVIEILIVSNSGLISVVCFVVLVVSYTVILVSLRQQISKGRRKALSTCAAHLTVVTLFLGHCIFIYSRPSTSLPEDKVVSVFFTAVTPLLNPIIYTLRNEEMKSAFNKLVGRKERREEK; encoded by the coding sequence ATGGAAGAGGCTGTCCTACTCAATCAAACTTCCTTAGTGACATATTTCTGGCTTAGAGGTTTATCTGTAAATCAGAAGGCACAGATAGCTATGTTTTCCATGTTCCTCATTTTTTATGTCCTGACACTTATTGGGAACATTCTCATTGTCATAACTATTATCTATGACCACCGACTCCATACCCCCATGTATTTCTTCCTCAGCAACCTGTCCTTTATTGATGTCTGCCACTCCACTGTCACTGTCCCCAAGATGCTGAGAGACACCTGGTCAGAGGAAAAGCTCATCTCTTTTGATGCCTGTGTGACCCAGATGTTCTTCTTGCACCTCTTTGCCTGCACAGAGATCTTCCTCCTCACTGTCATGGCCTATGATCGGTATGTGGCCATTTGTAAACCCCTGCAGTACATGATAGTGATGAACTGGAAGGTATGCATGCTGCTGGCTGTGGCCCTCTGGACAGGAGGGACCATCCACTCCATAGCCCTCACCTCCCTCACCATCAAGCTGCCCTACTGTGGTCCTGATGAGATTGACAACTTCTTCTGTGATGTACCTCAGGTGATCAAGCTGGCCTGCACTGACACCCACGTCATTGAGATCCTCATAGTCTCCAACAGTGGACTGATCTCCGTGGTCTGTTTTGTGGTCCTGGTGGTGTCCTACACAGTCATCCTGGTGAGTCTGAGGCAGCAGATCTCCAAGGGCAGGCGGAAGGCCCTGTCCACCTGTGCAGCCCATCTCACCGTAGTTACACTGTTCCTGGGACACTGCATCTTCATCTATTCCCGCCCATCCACCAGCCTCCCAGAGGACAAGGTGGTATCTGTGTTTTTCACTGCAGTCACCCCCCTGCTGAACCCCATTATCTATACCCTtaggaatgaagaaatgaagagtgCCTTCAACAAGTTagtggggagaaaggagaggagagaagaaaaatga
- the OR4E2 gene encoding olfactory receptor 4E2, with translation MDTLNQTRVTEFVFLGLTDNWVLEMLFFMAFSAIYVLTLLGNILIIIATVFTPSLHTPMYFFLSNLSFIDICHSSVTVPKMLEGLLLERKTISFDNCITQLFFLHLFACAEIFLLIIMAYDRYVAICAPLHYPSVMNMRVCVQLVFALWLGGTVHSLGQTFLTIRLPYCGPNIIDSYFCDVPLVIKLACTDTYLTGILIVSNSGTISLACFLAVVTSYTVILVSLRQHSAEGRWKALSTCSAHFMVVALFFGPCIFIYTRPDTSFSIDKVVSVFYTVVTPLLNPFIYTLRNEEVKSAMKQLRQRQIFFMKSYI, from the coding sequence ATGGACACTCTAAACCAAACAAGAGTGACTGAATTTGTCTTCTTGGGACTCACTGATAACTGGGTGCTGGAGATGCTGTTTTTCATGGCATTCTCAGCCATCTATGTGCTAACGCTTTTGGGGAACATTCTCATCATCATTGCCACAGTCTTTACTCCAAGTCTCCATACCCCCATGTATTTCTTCCTGAGCAATCTGTCCTTTATCGACATCTGCCATTCATCTGTCACTGTGCCTAAGATGTTGGAGGGTTTGCTTTTAGAGAGAAAGACCATTTCCTTTGACAACTGCATCACACAGCTCTTCTTCCTACATCTCTTTGCCTGTGCTGAGATCTTTCTGCTGATCATTATGGCGTATGATCGTTATGTGGCTATCTGCGCTCCACTCCACTACCCCAGTGTGATGAACATGAGAGTCTGTGTACAGCTTGTCTTTGCTCTCTGGTTGGGGGGTACCGTTCACTCACTAGGGCAGACCTTCTTGACTATTCGTCTACCTTACTGTGGCCCCAACATTATTGACAGCTACTTCTGTGATGTGCCTCTTGTTATCAAGCTGGCCTGCACAGATACATACCTCACAGGAATACTGATTGTGTCCAATAGTGGAACCATCTCCCTCGCCTGTTTCTTGGCTGTGGTCACCTCCTATACGGTCATCCTGGTTTCTCTTCGACAACACTCAGCTGAAGGGCGCTGGAAAGCCCTATCTACTTGCTCGGCCCACTTCATGGTGGTTGCCCTCTTCTTTGGGCCATGTATCTTCATCTATACTCGGCCAGACACCAGCTTCTCCATTGACAAGGTGGTGTCTGTCTTCTACACAGTGGTCACCCCTTTGCTGAATCCCTTCATTTACACCTTGAGGAATGAGGAGGTAAAAAGTGCCATGAAGCAGCTCAGGCAGAGAcaaatttttttcatgaaatcatATATATAA